The nucleotide sequence CGACATCAATGGTGTAATCCATGATATTGACGCTACGGCACTTAACGACAAGATTACCGAAATGGCTAAGAAGGCTATGCGAATGCTTGCTTTCGCCTATGCGGAAAAAGATCTCGTCGAAGACTCCATCCATGACGATCTCGTACTGATTGCAGTAGCTGCAATCCGTGATGATGTTCGTCCAGAAGCCCGTGATGCAATCGCTGCAGTAAACCGTGCAGGAATTCAGGTTGTGATGATCACCGGCGACCGAATCGAAACCGCTCGTGCAATCGCAGTTGACGCAGGCCTCGTAACCAGCGAAAACGACATTGTACTTACCTCTTCCGACCTTAACGCAATGAGCGACGATGACGTTAAGGCAATTATCCCAAAGATCCGTGTTATCGCACGAGCTCTTCCTACCGACAAGTCCCGTATGGTCCGCTTGTCACAGGAACTGGGCCTTGTGTGCGGTATGACTGGTGACGGTGTGAATGATTCCCCGGCCTTGAAGCGTGCAGACGTTGGCTTTGCCATGGGTAGCGGTACTGAAGCTGCCAAGGAAGCTGGCGATCTGGTTATCCTTGATGACAATTTCCGTTCTATCAAGAACGCTGTTCTGTTCGGCCGTACGATTTTCCACAACATCATCAAGTTTGTCAAGTTCCAGCTGACCATTAACGTGGCTGCAGTTGGTGTAACACTGCTCGCACCGGTATTCGGTGTCGAAGCTCCATTGACTGTCGTTCACCTCCTGTTTGTGAACCTCGTGATGGATGGCCTTGGATCTATGATGCTTGGTTCCGAACCCGCATTGGATTCCTATATGACTGAAAAGCCCCGTAACCGTGACGATTCTATCATTGACAAGTCCATGATTGGTTCTGTGATTGTTCCGGCTGTGTGGATTATTGCACTCGGATTTGTATTCCTGAAGCTCCCGATTTTCACTGGTCTCTTTGAAAGTACAACGCAGATGAATACCGCATTCTTTGCATTCTTTATCTGGGCTGCCTTGTGGAATGGGTTCAATGTCCGTTCCGACAAGTTCAAGATTTTCTCCGGTCTTAGGGAAAATCCGGGATTCCTGAAGGTTCTCTTTACCATCGCAATTGTGCAGGCTCTGATCATCAATATCGGCTCGTTTGACAACTCTGTTTGCCAGACAATCTCAAAGATGTTCAGTTGTGTGCCGTTCGGTGGAATTGAATGGCTGATTATCGCTGCATTGTCATTCACAATCATCCCTATTGCATCCATTGCAAAGCTTTTTAATAAGTAACAGGGATAACTAGGTGCCGGGACGGCCGGCACCTTTTTTCTTACAAAGGTAACGTATGATTAATTTGCAAAAGAATCAGGTTATCGATCTCGCCAAGAGCGATGACTCGAATAAGCTTGAAGACATCACTGTCGGAATGGGTTGGCTGATTGCATCGCAGTCAAAGAACGCCACATCTACCATTACCAAATCTAGACCTGCGCCGGGCTTCATGAATAAGCTCCGTGGTTGGTTCGGGCTTGAACAGACCATGGAAACTTACACAGAAACCGTTACGGTTGAAAAAAGCCAGTTTGAATACGATCTGGATGCGTCCTGTGTCGAACTCAAGGAAAATGGTACGCTGTTTGGATCCTGCATGGAATACAGCACTGTTTACTTTGGCCGTAAGAATGGTACCGGAATTACGCATGGTGGCGACTGTCTGGTCGGTGGGGATGGCGATTCTGATGATGAAACCATCAAGATCAACCTGAATGTTGTCAATGCGCCACGCATTGTCGTATTCATGAACATTTACAAGGCGTCTTCCCGTAGACAGTCGTTTGCCAATCTCGACAAGGCTTACATCCGCATCTACAATACAAAGAATGGCAAGGAAATTTGTCGTTACAACATTGCAGATGATCTGGACCAGACCGCTACTGCCTTGGTGCTTGGCGAATTGTACAAGTCCGGCTCTGAATGGAAATTCAAGGCTATTGGTCAGTGCATGAAGGCTGACTATGTGTCTGACGCCGTGTCCTACATTGTCAAGTCCAATAAAAAATGGAAATAATTCATTTTAGGTCTTGACAGATCTTCCTAAAAAAACCTATATTGGGTAATGCCATAAGGCGAACTCTCACTTTTAACAGGACTATAACTATGTCTATTAGTTTGGAAAAAGGCGTGAATCACGTCATCGAAAAGACCACCCAGACCGCAAATGTTGGACTTGGATGGGACGTTAACAGCAAGGCTGGCAATGGCAATGATTTTGATCTTGATGCAGCCGTGTTTGCCCTGAACGAAAACGACAAGCTGGACAAGGAATCCAACTTTGTGTATTTCAACAACAAGCATCCGGGCATTGGTATTGACCATAGTGGCGATAACCTGACTGGTGAAGGTGATGGCGATGATGAAGTCATTACCGTGGATTTCTCCAAGGTTCCCGCAACCGTTAAGAAGATTGCCGTTGTTGTCAGCATCTATAAGGGCGCTGAACGTCACCAGAATTTTGGTCAGGTGAAGAATGCGTTTGTTCGTTTGGTTGACACCACAAATGGCGCCAATACTGAACAGCTCCGTTTTGACCTCACTGAAGATTACTCCGGCGACACCGCCATTCACATGGCCGACCTGTATCGTCATAACGATGGCTGGAAAATGAAGGCTATCGGCGAAGGCATTAAGGGTGACCTGTCCACATTCCTTCAGCAGTACAAGTAATCATGGGTACAATCAATCTTAAAAAAGGCGGCAAGATCGAACTTAGCAAGGGCTTGACTCATGCTATGGTCGGTCTTGGCTGGACCGCCAATTCGTTCGATGGTGCTGACTTTGACTTGGATGCATCCGTCTTCCTGTTGAATGACAAGGATAAGATGCAGTCAGATGAAGACCTCGTGTTTTACAACAACCCGGAACATAGCAGCGGTGCCGTAAGGCATGGTGGCGATGATCGTGTTGGTGGCGATGGTTCTTCCGATGACGAACAAATCTTTATCGATTTCGATAAGATCCCGAGTTACGTAAGCAAGCTTGAAATCGTGGTTACCATTTATGAATGGAAGACCCGTAAGCAGAACTTTGGTCAGGTTGAACGTGCGTATCTTCGTCTGGTATCGACAAACGGCGAAAATGTCGTTGATGGCAACGAAGAATTGCGCTTTGACTTGAGTGAAGACTATTCTACTAATACTAGCATCCTTATGGCAACGCTGTATCGTCAGGGCCGTATCTGGAAATTCACGTCCAGAGGTGTTGGCTACAACGAAGGTCTCGGTGCGTTCATCAAACGCTACGGGAATTCTTACCAGAATGGTGACTAGAATCTAGTAGTTCTTGGGTGGCGACCCTCTAAGGGTCGCCTTTTCTTTGAGGTATTTATGAAATCCGCTAAAACTATGATCATTTCAAAGCTTATTGTGGTGGTATTTGTGCTGGCCCTTATCCCGGCAGGATACGGACTGTATCTACTGAATACCATGACGATTACCGACGGGAAGTGCATATCCGAATTTACTGTCGACAAGTTTGACAAAACTCACGGTGTGCGACACGAATCAAATGCAGTAATCCTGCATGACACATCCAAGACAACGATCATTAAGAACATGACTTGTGCTGAATACAAGAACCCGGCCTATCCGTTTAGTCATGATCACCCGTACTGGGCTGTATATTCCGCACTGGTTGTAATTGGCGAAGTCGGCATTCTGATTGCATACCTATGTGCATCGTTGTGCGGATGGGTTGACCGTAAGATTACTAAATGGAAGGATAAGCGTCATGCGTGATGACGGCGAATATGATATGACCCGAGACGAATTCATTGTCATGATAAATGGCCGTGGTATGCAGGTGGTCCATTCAGATGACGCTGACGTAGACGACATTCGGGTTATAGGAAACGGCTACATTGCCGGGAAAGTGTACAAAACGTATGCAGTAAATGAAGATGGTGAGATCATCGCAAAGTTCAAGTGAGGAAATATGGTTGCTCATGTAACGGTTAAAAGTGTTGACGAGGTTGATGAATTCTTGAATAAGAATAACATTCCTCTGGATAAAGTTAAAATCACCCACTATTCGACGAGAATGGGTGGCAAATATGCAATCTTCTACAATACCGAAGACGTCAAGTAACATGCGTATACTACTTGCCATACCATCCAAGGATCAGGTCCAGTATCTTGACAATATGATCAGTGCTCTGGAGGCGCAAAGCGTGCTTCCTGACGCTGTTTTATATTTGATGGACCGTCCTTCAGGCAGAGATCGCATAACGGCCTCTAGGAGGCTTTCTGGGCACCCATTTATCAAGCTGATGTGCAATACCACTTATCCGGCCTACATAGGCCGTCCACAGTGCGTTCTGGGCGAAGATCAGTTCCTTACCGGATACATTCGGGAATTGGCTATCGGATACATGCTGGAAAATGGGTTTGACGCAATTGTGTTCCTTGATGGGGACTGCATTCCCGAAAAGGATTTTGTGTCGGCTCATAAGTCGGTGCTTAGCTCAGAGTGTCCGGTCACTACCGTGGGTAAGCGAAAAGAGGATAAACATGGTGGCCTAGACCAACGTGAAAAACCAAATTCAGCGATCAAGCTATTTTTTGATGACCCTACAGAAGTTTCACAGGAAGTGTTTTTCGTTGATTCTGGTGTCGTCTGGACATGCAATTTCGGATTTAACTTGGGTGCCATAAAGTCTTTGATGGCGACAAATGAACTTTTGTATAACCGTAAGGAAGTATTTCCGTCAGATTTTCTCGGGACATGGGGTGGTGAAGACGGTTTTATTGGACTATTGTGCTTTTATACAGGAATCCCTGTCATTGCATTGCCGAATGGCGATAATGGTATACGGCATATCGAGCACGAGCGTCCGGGCAAAAAATATAATCACGTTCAATTCATTGAATACCTAGAAGACCATCGGTATAACCTTATAAAGTTGCTTGACCTGTATGGAAAGAACGTAAGGAAATTGCCGTATGTCGATCGTGGCAAAATGGTTACTGACGCCGGGATTGTCCATGATATTTAGTCGGTGTGGATATATGACCTAGACGTTTTCGGAAGATGAAGTTGCGTTAATTGAAATAGTTAAATATTTCCCCGTATGAAAAAGACCACGTCTTACGACGTGGCCTTTTTGTTAGGAGTCATCGTTATTACTTTTTGCGCATAAGCTTGGTCATTAGCGATGAAGGAGCCTTGGTGTCCGTATTCTGAGAGGCCGGGATAGTCTTTGTGTCGGCGAATCGACCGAACAGACGGGTTCCTGCAGTACCTGTAGTCGGACGCTGGAGCTTCAAACCATTGGTTGCAGCATTCTTTTCGTTCATATCAGAAACCATGCCTTCACGCTTACGTGCCATCTGTCCAATGTAGTCGATATTGTCTTCATAGGAATCTGCACGTTCACGCATATTGCCTTCACTATCGGCTTCAAGCAATTTGTTCATGAACTTAATGATCGGATATGTTTCTGTGTCAATAAAGACACGGGCAATCAGATCACTGGTGCGGTCGATAAATGCGGCGTCTTGCTTATTGATCATGACAGCATCCGGTTCATTAGCCTCAAACAGGCCACTGCCAGACATGTTGATAGATTCAAAATCATCTTCCATGTCGGCATCGTATGCATCGTTTACCATAGGTGCTTCGTCGCCTTCGGGTTCTTCAGTCTTGGTTCCCGGTACAAACGAATTTTCCTCATCAAGTTCAGATTGGGCCAATTTTTTGAGCGTATCATTAGCACTAAGAATTGCTGATGTCTTCATGGTAATCTTGGTTCTGAATGCAGCGGAGTCGTCCGTTTCGGTAATATCTTTCTTCACCTGTTCAGCCGGTGTGCGGCGTAGATAATCGGTGATTGCCTTGGCCATAGCTGCACGGATTTCGAAATCGATCATGGCATCTTTGGCTTCGGTTTCATCAGTCATTCCGGCAACCTTCTTGTCAAGAGCTTCCTTGCTTGCCGGATTTACCTTCAGAACGTCTTCGATGGAATACAGGTTGTTATCGCCATTCAGGTCCAGTTTGATATTGTACGGGAGGAAATGTTCACCACTAGATGTTGCAGTGACGATACCAAAGTTTTCGCCAGCAGTACTACGGGCATTTTTGAAAGCGGTATAGCGTCTCTGGTTCGGGGCGATATTCAATCCGTGCAAGCTGAGCTGTTCCGGGTTGATCAGCTTGTTAATATAGCGTGAACGTCCCGGGGCCTTTTTATCGAGGTTAATGAGATTTTCTACAGCTTCGGAATACTTAACACCCTGCACATAGCTGCTGTTGTCTGCAGCGAAATCCTGTGCTGCTCGAACAGTAGCAGTAATCAGCAGTGCCAAGTGGGTTGATGTTTCCGGGGTGATATTCTTACCGATTACACCGTTGTAGGAAATACGTACGATGTTCTTGGCACGTTCAGGATGAGCTTCCGTCTTCTTCTTGGGACCAACCGTCGTTACGGTGAAGTCATTGGAATGACCCTTTGTCACGAAGTTCTGGATGGCAAAAGTGTGAACGGTATCACGCATGAAATCAGCAACGGTGGATGCCATGTTTGAACTCGGCAATTCCACATATGCATAAAGATTGTTATCTGGATCAAGTTCCGGATCATATACATTCTGCAAACGGTCAGTTACATTGGCGGATCCCATCTTATCTGCACCAGCATCTTCACTGATCTTGAACTTTGGATTCATGTGGATACGGACACAATTCTTCTGGGATGTCAGGCCGGCAACCAAAGCATTGATGATTTCATTGAGCTGGCTTGCCTGCTGTTCAGTCATTCCTTCACTATCGTTCAATGTGAAGGTGATGATTCCGGTTGGAACAGTGGTATCGCCGTCCTGTGTAGTCACCTCGTTAATAAGGAACTTGGATGAAGACAGGATTGATGTATCTTCATATGTAGCATTTTCGTCAATAAATGCTTCCAAGCCAAGGCCGGGGTGGTTTTCAATGGCCTTCTTCAATCGTGCCAAGCATACTGTCTTGAGCTTCTGGATCGTGGTTTCCATCAAGCCGACGTCAATGCCGCTTGCATTAACAGTTGCACGGGCGTAGTTACATGGCACCTGCAGAACGATCGATGCGTCAGACTTAATAGCTGCGTCCCATTCATTCTGGAATGCTTCGCCATCACGCAGGCGACTTGCCTTGGCGGTTGCTGTATTATATTCGGTTACTCGGCTATCACGAGCAATATCATCCTGAATCACGGATTCGTCATTTTCACGGAATTGGAATACTCCAGACTTTTCGCCGTCGGTGTTTGCAGCGACAATATTAACCTGTCGAGAACCGAGATCGGTCTGGGCTTTGATGATGTTCTTCTCGTTTGTATTCACCCAGTCAGTCAATTCATCGATGAAGTTGTTGATTGTATTCTTCATGTCGTTGAGCGCAGTGGTAAACCACGTATCAAACTGAGTCATGCTTTTTGACAGGGCATCCAGTGCGTTATTGTACGCAGCTTCGATTCGACGATAATTGTCGGTGTATACAGAAACCTCGGCCCATGCTTCGGATTTTTGTGCCTGAAGCTTAGTTGTATCAGCGCCAGTCTTTGCAGCCTGTTCAAGTTCTTTATTCAGTGCCTCGGCAATTTGCATCTTTTCAGCACGAGCATGAGCTGCATTGTCCAAAGCGTCCTTTGATTGGCTAATATTGTTCAAGATTTCCGAACTTTCATTGTCATCGCTAGACACACCGGTCAGCTTATAAATGGTATTTATGTCAAAACGATGTGCATTTTTAAGGATAGGATCCATGTTGAAATTATCAACAATATCTACGAATTCGTTCAGTACATCACCCAAAATGGCAGTATTGATTTTGGATGCAGCAAGATACAGTGCTTGAATTACAGTCGGGTCGTCCGTTGCATTTTTAGAAGATACTTTGAAACCTTCATCTAAATGAGCTTGGTTTGCATTTACAAAGAAATTAACATTGTCGTTGCTACTATGCAACATCAAATTTGTTGCCATAGGTGCATATTGCTTCAACTGCAAGTAACCGTTTAAAACCGGTTCACACAATTCCAACAAATCATTGACAAGTGAAACGGTTTCCTGTGGGATAGACGATGTATCGCCGGAAAGTTCAAAAGTCTTAACTGATGGCTTTACGGGCGACGGTGCTTGACCATCGGCTGCTTCGAAAATTGTATTGTACATGGCTGCAACGGCTTCAAGATAGGTCTTGTTGGCTGGAGTTTCCAGTCGTTTCAGCGCTGTGATGAATTGTGAATTCATAATGACTCCTAATCATTAAAATATTTGCTTTAAGTTTATACGTCAAAATTATATTTTACTCCCTAAAACGTATAAACTGTAAATGAATATTACGAGGGACTGATTCATGAATTCTATCATCAAAGACTCGCAGATGTTTTTGGCCTATAAGATTGCGTTGCAGAATAGTTTCAATAATGTCAAGGTGTCTACACAGCATAAAAATGCTAACAATATCGTGTACGGCGACATTAACCTGAATGGCGACGTCAATTCTGGCGGAAAGCTGGTTATTGTGCGTGCAAACGACAATACCGACGCAGTCCCCAAAATTGTGTTTGACGACGGCACACCCAGTATCGATCTTGCGCTCAGTCCATCGAACAAGCGTATGCTTAGCGATCAGACAATAGAAGCTCTGTCAGAGAAATATAATCCAGTTAGCATTCCGGGAACACTGACTATCGGTGCTATAGCTAAAAAGATTGTTGACGCAACTACAGCTATCCTATCAATTGATGCGAGCATGCGTTCTTTAGGTGACGATGATCTTGAGGAAGATGGTGACGCTGAAAGCGGCGACCATGAATTGATTCCGGAGAATTACTGGAATATCTATGGATGTGTCCCGCCTGATGCAAAGAATACAACATTTTATGTAACCAACCGTGAAACCGGCGAACAGATTGATTTAAGTCATTTCGGAAAGCATACGCCGGGCTATGAATGGCTGACCGAGACTGTTGACGCTACTACTGAAGCTAATTTCGATATCAGTGCGGCGTACCAGACCGAACATTCGCATAATGTCGAGTTCGTAAAATTGTATCGTTGTGTAATGACGAGCAACAATGAACTGCATATATATCGTTACATTACCAGAACAAGAAGTTATTTGCCGGACGGAACCATGGTTTATGACCCGCAAAAGCTTGCCAGTTCGGGGGACGTTGTCGTGAAGCATCTTACGTCATTAAGTGCAGCGTCATTATTCCAAGAATTGTTTGGTAAGTCTGAGTTTGATAAAAATGGCGATTATGTCGAAACAAAGGGTGTTCTGTCTAATATCATGCACAATGCCGTTGACACGCCATACGCCGCCCCTAGCTACACCAATGATACACATGTCATAATGATCCATGATGTAAACCCCAAGGAGCTTCCTCGACAGTTGCGCCATAATAAATATGAAAGTATCGAAACGCAAGTAAATAATTTGGTGGCATCGATGTATTCAGGCGCAAAGGTGACGTTCGAGGTATCCGACCGTGTTATGCTTGGCAAGGCGCAGGCCATGATACAGAATCCAGATAATCCTAAGGCACGCATGACCATGGGTAATACTACATTAAACATGTATTGCAATGGTACATTGATTGCCAAGCTTGGAATGTATGCCAATAAGCAGTTGTCTACGGATGATTACCTGATCATCACAGACAAATCTACCGCCTGCGCAGCGTCAGTGATTCGTTCTATTAGTTATAGTAATGGTGTGTCGTTTTCCATCCCGCATTTTAACATGTCCTACAAGAATGCGATTGGATTACTTGCATCGACTGCAGTATGCTATATGGCTTATTATGACCTGAAACGTTATTTCCAGAAAGCCAACAAGCATGAATTCGCTTACGTTGAACCTAAATTTGATTCTACTGTGTATCAATGTGCGGTCACACTAACAATAAAATCCAATTTCAGCTCCGCCACTCCGCTGAACTTCCGTGCGTTGGCAGAATCTGGTAATGGCCTTAGCATAGTCAGAGTATCGGACACCGGATCTCATATAAATGACTTTGACCCGGTTAGTACAAAACAATACAATGATGATGACTCGGCTATAGCACGAAACATCATTGACATCATTGATGACCCGCAGGATGATAATGACAAAATATTCTCTAACATGATTCACAAACGCTGCAATGAATATGAACGTTTTACAACGGGCGAGCATCGTGAAATCGACAGGAAGGGTAATCGTGAATCTGGTGATACTACTACTGATATTGCCATTGATGAAAAGATGTCGCACTTTGAACTCGGTCAGGAAACTGAACTGCTTGCATTACTAAAGACTGTGGTAAATGCGTTCGCAAACACCTTTAATAAGTTTGAAAAGGTCATTGTACCGGGCGAAATCCTCACAACCAGACGCTGGGAAGATGAAGATGTCACTACTGGGCAAGACAGTCACTGGAAATATGCCGGTTATTCTGTCAAACTGAATAATGGTAGTGGCGGTGATTTGATTGCATGCTATGATCACAATGGGGAACCTAAGGTATATTGCCAGTTTGGTGGACACCGAGACAATGTGGTTACATTGGGCGAAAAGGATCAGGCCGGAAATTTTGTACTAGATCCGACATTCGTTGAGTGGTATATGCGTGCGCAACATATCCACAATTTTAAGCATCGTATTGCCAACACCGAACCTGAATATAACATGGATGACTACGAAAATTCATGGTTCAATACGCTACACGGTTCCCGTGAATCTGAACAGTCGACCGATGATGAGCATCTAGATTCATCCAGTATACCGGGACTTGATTAGTCTTGACAAATATGCCTCTGTGTTCTATATTTAGACCCAGAGGTATTTTTATGTCTAAAGCTAGTGAAATGTATTCTATTGCGGTTGCAGCACGTTCGAAGTCAAGTGCGCAAGCCAAGTATGAAAATATGCTTGAACGTCTTCAGGAAGGCGCCAAAGCAGGTCGTACCGAAGCCAATATCCCAATCATGAAGAAAATCATGTTTGAAACCATGGCGTCACAACTCAAAGCAAATGGTGCTGAATTGCCGGATACCTATGCGGATGATGAATATGACGCACAGTACAAGATTCTTGATATGTTTAGGGCCGACGGGTTTGATGTGAATGTCGAAAAGAAGACCAATCTGATCCTGCTTGGCAATGAAAACAATGATTCTGACCCCTACACTGAAGCGAATGCCACCGTGTCGTGGGATGGAAAGACAGAATAACGGCAGTTTACCTCTGCAAATGAAAACGGCGAGTTCCATCTGGGACTCGCCGATTTTAATTGTACCGAGCTTGGTTAGAAGGTATAATTCTTTATGACGCTGTTTCCAGCACCCTTGACACCATTATAAGCCTGTTTTAGATAGCCCTTAATACCGCCGCCTTCTTTCTTATCTTGATCTTTATCCTTGTCATCGTCGCCGCCCATAGTGAAGTCATCTTCTCCCGGATCGTCGCCGTCCTGACCATTCTGGCCATTCTGGCCAAAGCCAAGTTCTTTTTGACGGTATCGGATTGCATTATTCATATCTTTAAGAACGAATCGTTCAATCTGATGTTCAGTATTTTCATCAAGCTTGCCATCATAGGGCTTTGTGACGGCCTCCTTGTATTTTTCAACAAGTTCATTGAGTTGTTCTTCATTGACGTCGCCGTTACTTTCGTCAATGCAGTCCTCAGCTTCATTGCGGGCAACTGCACTGTAGTTTCGCTTATAATCGTTGATCATTGAGCGCAGCAT is from Fibrobacter sp. and encodes:
- a CDS encoding TerD family protein, whose protein sequence is MINLQKNQVIDLAKSDDSNKLEDITVGMGWLIASQSKNATSTITKSRPAPGFMNKLRGWFGLEQTMETYTETVTVEKSQFEYDLDASCVELKENGTLFGSCMEYSTVYFGRKNGTGITHGGDCLVGGDGDSDDETIKINLNVVNAPRIVVFMNIYKASSRRQSFANLDKAYIRIYNTKNGKEICRYNIADDLDQTATALVLGELYKSGSEWKFKAIGQCMKADYVSDAVSYIVKSNKKWK
- a CDS encoding TerD family protein, yielding MSISLEKGVNHVIEKTTQTANVGLGWDVNSKAGNGNDFDLDAAVFALNENDKLDKESNFVYFNNKHPGIGIDHSGDNLTGEGDGDDEVITVDFSKVPATVKKIAVVVSIYKGAERHQNFGQVKNAFVRLVDTTNGANTEQLRFDLTEDYSGDTAIHMADLYRHNDGWKMKAIGEGIKGDLSTFLQQYK
- a CDS encoding TerD family protein translates to MGTINLKKGGKIELSKGLTHAMVGLGWTANSFDGADFDLDASVFLLNDKDKMQSDEDLVFYNNPEHSSGAVRHGGDDRVGGDGSSDDEQIFIDFDKIPSYVSKLEIVVTIYEWKTRKQNFGQVERAYLRLVSTNGENVVDGNEELRFDLSEDYSTNTSILMATLYRQGRIWKFTSRGVGYNEGLGAFIKRYGNSYQNGD